A genome region from Ctenopharyngodon idella isolate HZGC_01 chromosome 5, HZGC01, whole genome shotgun sequence includes the following:
- the arpc5lb gene encoding actin related protein 2/3 complex, subunit 5-like, b, whose amino-acid sequence MAKNTLSSRFRKVDIDEFDENKFVDDHDEAADQQGPDAVEVDNLIRQGDMMAALHIALRNPPINSKNPAIKERAQTVVLRVLTSFRSSDIEPAVKSLDKNGVDLLMKYIYKGFERPVENSSAILLQWHEKAFAIGGLGSIVRVMTARKTV is encoded by the exons ATGGCCAAGAACACGCTGTCTTCGCGCTTCAGAAAGGTGGACATTGATGAATTCGACGAGAATAAATTCGTGGACGATCACGATGAGGCTGCAGACCAGCAAGGACCCGATGCGGTGGAAGTCGACAACCTTATCAGGCAA GGGGACATGATGGCAGCCCTTCATATTGCTCTTAGGAACCCTCCAATCAACAGCAAGAACCCAGCAATAAAG GAAAGAGCTCAGACTGTGGTATTGAGGGTGCTGACATCATTTAGGAGCAGCGATATAGAGCCTGCTGTTAAATCTCTCGACAAGAATGGAGTCGATCTTCTCATGAAGTATATCTACAAAGGCTTTGAGAGGCCTGTAGAAAATAGCAGTGCCATATTGCTGCAGTGGCATGAAAAG GCATTTGCCATTGGAGGACTAGGCTCTATTGTTCGAGTTATGACAGCCAGGAAGACTGTATGA
- the zmat5 gene encoding zinc finger matrin-type protein 5 translates to MGKRYYCDYCDRSFQDNLHNRKKHLNGVQHHRAKKAWFDNFRDAAAVLNEERTKEPCRKFLQTGQCVFGTNCRFSHMSERYMKMLEQKIDDEKRRKEDHDQDRSSTKCSIDEWLSRREKKRAALSSGRVLKVEEEECTENIEIPPYLLSIPDLPPSLHPPPIGGWRVTLQNEWG, encoded by the exons ATGGGGAAGAGGTATTACTGCGACTACTGTGACCGCAGCTTTCAGGACAACCTACACAACAGAAAGAAGCACCTGAACGGCGTCCAGCACCACCGGGCGAAGAAAGCCTGGTTTGACAACTTCAGAG aCGCTGCCGCAGTTTTAAATGAAGAGCGGACAAAGGAGCCATGCAGAAAGTTTCTTCAGACAG GACAGTGTGTATTTGGTACAAACTGTCGTTTTTCGCATATGTCTGAGAGGTACATGAAGATGCTGGAGCAAAAGATTGATG ATGAAAAGCGACGGAAGGAAGACCATGACCAAGATAGATCGTCTACTAAGTGCAGCATTGATGAATGGCTCTCCAGAAGAGAGAAGAAACGGGCTGCTTTGTCATCAGGAAG AGTTTTAAAGGTGGAAGAGGAAGAATGCACTGAAAACATCGAGATACCTCCGTATCTGCTGTCTATTCCAGATCTTCCTCCATCTCTCCATCCCCCACCAATTGGTGGTTGGAGAGTGACACTGCAAAATGAATGGGGTTGA
- the cabp7b gene encoding calcium-binding protein 7, whose protein sequence is MPVRAVTSRFMYRGLCSIPDILSYKAPVSLPEDEVEEIREAFKVFDRDGNGFISKQELGVAMRSLGYMPNEVELEVIIQRLDMDGDGQVDFEEFVALLGPKLSSAGMPDRFHGAEFDSIFWKCDMQKLTVDELKRLLYDTFCDHLTMKDIENIIMTEESHLNSPECQVDIDTSPMQQVKHTCVRKSLICAFAIAFIISVMLIAANQMLRRGMK, encoded by the exons ATGCCAGTGCGTGCTGTGACTTCCAGGTTCATGTACAGGGGACTTTGCTCTATTCCAGATATCCTCTCCTACAAGGCTCCCGTCAGCCTCCCTGAGGATGAAGTGGAGG AGATCCGTGAAGCCTTCAAGGTGTTTGACCGTGATGGGAATGGATTCATCTCAAAACAGGAGCTGGGAGTGGCCATGCGGTCTCTTGGTTACATGCCAAATGAAGTGGAGCTGGAGGTGATCATTCAGAGACTGGACATGGATG GCGACGGTCAGGTTGACTTTGAAGAGTTCGTAGCGCTTCTCGGACCAAAACTGTCTTCAGCTGGTATGCCTGACAGGTTCCACGGAGCCGAGTTTGACTCCATATTCTGGAAG TGTGACATGCAAAAGCTGACTGTGGATGAGCTGAAGAGACTCCTGTATGACACCTTCTGTGACCATTTGACTATGAAAGACATCGAGAACATCATCATGACAGAGGAGAGTCATTTAAACAGCCCCGAGTGCCAAGTAGATATTGACA CAAGTCCCATGCAACAAGTCAAGCACACCTGTGTGCGCAAGAGCTTGATTTGTGCCTTCGCCATTGCATTTATCATCAGCGTCATGCTCATCGCAGCCAATCAGATGCTTCGAAGAGGAATGAAATGA